The Proteiniphilum propionicum genome contains the following window.
CAGGTTGATTGCTCTCATTTCGGCGTTATCACGAATATCCTGTGACGTGATGCCTTCGGGCAGGCCAACCTTTAGTGTATCAAAATATGTTTCATTGAGTTGTGTATATCCCATTGACACGAGCTCATCACTCACATGTGAAGTTGTTGAATGAATGCGGCGGGCAATCTTTTTTAACCCCTCCGGCCCATGATAAACGGCATAAAACGACGACATTGTAGCCAGAAGAGCCTGGGCCGTGCATATGTTCGAGGTTGCCTTTTCCCTTTTTATATGCTGCTCACGCGTCTGGAGCGCCAAGCGCAGGGCCTCTTTCCCATAGACATCTTTTGATATTCCGATAATACGTCCCGGGATGGAGCGTTTATATTCATTTCTGGTAGCAAAAAAGGCAGCTGAAGGCCCCCCGTAGAACATTGGAATACCAAAACGCTGACTGCTGCCAAAGGCAATATCAGCACCCCATTCTCCCGGAGGAGTAATCATCACAAGTGCCATCAGGTCGGTAGCCACAGCAACCATGCAATCGGCAGCGTGTGCCTTTTCCACAAACGTACGGTAATCATCCACGTTCCCATTGCTGTTTGGGTACTGAATTATAGCGCCAAAGAAAGATTTTTCTAAAGAGACAGTTCTGAAATCGCCAGTAACTATCTCAATACCTCTATATTTCATTCGCGTTTTTAGCACGGCAAGAGTTTGCGGGAAGATATTTTCATCGACGAAGAGTGTATCTGCATTATTCCTGACCTGGCCGCGGCTTCGTAATGAATGCATCATAGTAGCTGCTTCTGCGGCTGCAGTAGCCTCATCAAGCAACGAACAGTTTGAGAGCGGTAATGCCGTTAGTTCACTTACCATTGTCTGAAAGTTGAGCAGTGCTTCCAGGCGGCCCTGTGATATCTCAGCCTGATAAGGTGTGTATGAGGTGTACCAAACGGGGTTTTCAAACACATTGCGGTATATAGCCGCAGGAGTAACAGTATCATACCATCCCATACCGATGTAAGATGTGAAAATACGGTTTTGAGATGCTATCTGAGCAATCTCTTCGGCATACTCCGCTTCCGATAGAGCCTTGGGCAGCGACAGAGGCTCCGCCAAACGTATATCCGAGGGAATTGCCTGATTTATAAGTTCTTCCATAGACGACAATCCTATTACTCCCAACATCTTTTTTTTATCGGCCTCATTGATACCGATATGGCGGTTTTTAAATTGTTCCATTTCCATCATAATGAAATATACAGGTAAAATCTGTTTTTATATTATTGTTTATTATTAATAATTCTCGCTTCATGCAATAAATTAATTTTCACTTAAGGTGTCAGGTTGCAATTCCTGCAAAAGAGTTGTTCTTTTTTTCGAACCCTATTGTAGTAGCAGGCCCGTGACCGCAATAGACGACTGTTTCGTCAGGCAGCGAGAATAGTTTTGAATGAATACTATCAAGAAGCTCGTCATAACTGCCCCCGGGGAGATCGGTACGTCCAATGCTTGTGTAAAAGAGAGCATCTCCGCTGAAGACGCATCCTGCATCTTCACTGTAGAACACTACACTACCGGGTGAATGGCCTGGTGTATGTATCACCTTCAGTGATTGATTTCCAAAAGCGATAATATCCTGGTCATTAAGGTAATTTCCAATTTCAGGTTTATAATTTGAGTTTGAGTTAGGAATTCCAAACAGTCGTAATTGTCCTGGTATATCATTAAGCAAAAATTCATCAGCTTTGTGACACTCAAGAGTGAGTTCAAACTGTGAAGCAAGTGTGTTTACACCGAAAATATGATCGAAATGTAGATGTGTGTTCAGCAGGTGTTTTACCACAAAGTCATGGTCGAAAAGATAATTAAGCAATATCTCCTTCTCATCAGCATAAAAACAGGCTGCATCAATTACTACGCACTCTTTTGTTTCGTCTGACAAAACGTATGTATTCACTCCCAGTGGATTAAATTCGAATGTTTTTATCTTCATACAAATAAGATCAATATCCGTTCAATTCTCAAAGCGAAATTCTTACCACAAATATAAAGCTTTCTTTTGAATTTACCGGTTTTAAGCTAAAGATAAAATATTCAACATGTAGGGAAGGGCGCTTTTGCTTTTTGTACAGTATTTCAACCTGTGATGATTAAAGAAAGATAAAACATTCATCAGATAGGGACATATACCAATTTCTTCGTTTCAAAAAAAGGCTCTGAAAAATAGTCAGAAAGAGAGACTACTTCTGCAATCCTTTTAAAAGGGTGCAGTTCGGCTGTCAGGTCGCCACCTTTCAGGGAAAAGGCCCCGTTAGGAAGTGCATTTATATGTTCTTTGGAGATATTTTTGCGTGTAAGCCTTATAAGTTCCGGCAACGGCATCACTGCGCGGCTCACGATATAATGGAACTTCCGTTTCTCATCTTCAACCCGCGAATGTATGACATCTACATTTGCTAATCCCAACGACTTTGATACTTCGGCCGCCACCCTGATCTTTTTTCCTATACTGTCGAGAAGTAAAAATTGCACATCCGGGAAAAGAATGGCCAGTGGTATTCCCGGGAAACCTCCTCCAGTGCCCACATCCATAATGAACGTACCAGGTGCGAAGGATGTGTATCTGGCAATGGCCAGTGAATGCAACACATGATGCAGATAGAGATTATCAATATCTTTGCGGGATATCACATTAATCTTGGCGTTCCAGTCAGAATAGAGCCCGAAAAGAGCATCAAACTGTTTTTTCTGATTATCTGCAAGATACGGGAAATAGGCCTCAATAATCTTCACTGTAATCCGGCTAATTTATAAGCTATGCTGTTTTCTCTCAACAGTGACCGTATCAAACTGTAGGGAATAAATACCTGAGGTGCATCAAGCTGGTAAGCTGAATACTCCCCCTTGTTGTATGTATAAATAATCCCTTTGTCATTCAACAGGAAATTTTTGTTAGGAACAATTTCAAGGACACCAAAATAGCCCAGATCTTCCAGTTCCTCCACCGTTTTAACGTTGTTCTTATCCAGTAACGAAGCAATGATAAGGCTTTGCAATGCAATATCGTACCCGGCATTGAATATTTCGTTTTCGGTCACCTGTTGTCCCGTATTAAGATTAATCACGTAATTGCGATACGAATCGTACGATGTTGATCCCCCCTTGTTGTTTGACTGTCTTACCTGAAAGGCAAGCACTCCTGATCGATTAAATACGATTGAATCGGAAAGGCTTTCATAGTATGAGTAAAAAACATCTTCCGGGAAGTGTTCACTTTCTAAGAGGTCAATGCCTGGAATCAGGGTATTCATCTCCAACATATCAATCGCAGACTCCCGGTAGGTAGTTGCATCGTAGTTATAATTTTCGATATAATTATTCACATAGGCTTTAACCGCTTCTGCAGGTGCCAGCGAGTCATACGGTTGACCCAGCATGCTTTTGACAAAAAAACGCTGCAGGGTATCAAGACTTGCCTTACCGCTATTCACAGGGTAAACAAACTCCACCCTTATGTCGCAGTATGGTTTGGTTGTGTCTTCTTCCAGATAGCTGCGTTCAGCCACCATGATTGTGTCAAATCCGACACTGTTTTCAGTTTTGAACATGCTCCTTCCATTGTTGTTGCAAGAGAAAAACAATAACACTGCCATAACAGGCAGCAGGAAAACCTGCATGATATTTCGTTCCTCCATTGAGAAATATTTTATTATAATTGATACAAAATTACACTTTTTATCCGGATTATTAATTTATCATCCGATGAAAAATTGTTTTATTATTAATAACTGTGCAGGCAGGGGGCATACCTCCCCTATCATTTCTCCTTACGTACTGTTCTGCATAAAGCAGTTAAACTTGTTTTCATCCTCTACTCGTCCGGTTTACTTTAAAAACAGGTCCAGAATCAAGGAGAATTGCAGTAGTACGCTACCGTTTACAATGTCTGTATCAAATATATATCCAAATGCATTCACCAATACACCTATCATTATCCTTTCCGGGAAACGGGTATTTTTAATAATGCAATGGTCGAAACCGGCGTTCACCTTTACAAGCATACATCAGGTGCATTCACAATTCTGTCTATTAAGCCGCTCAATCTCTTGCGTTGTTAAATTCCTTAGTACCTGGATGATTCTAATTTTTGCACCAAAAATACAAAAAGAAATCAACAACTAAGTATCCGCCTGCAGACCATCTCGGCGCTGATTACCGCCATGGGGAGTCCCGCCCCGGGTGTGGTGGAAGCGCCCACGTAAAAGAGGTTTCCATACTCCTCATCGAAGTTCTTCGGACGGAGGCCGCCGATCTGACTTAGGCGGTGCGACAGCCCCAGTCCGCTCCCCATGTAGAGGTTGAACTGCTTCTCCCACTCCTGCGGGGTGTAGATGGTGCGGGTGACTATGTGGGGCATGATGTCTATGCCGATTCTTTTGGAGAAGTCGGCCAGAATACTGTCGGCAATCTCGTCACGGTCGCTCCAGTCGGGCTTGTACTGCAGGTTGGGCACGGGACATATAAAGAAGAGGCTCTCGCATCCCTCCGGTGCGCATCCGGGGTTATGCTTTGAGATGGCGTTCACGTAGAAGTAAGGTTTCTGCAGCGAGTCGGGGTCCTTTAGTACGTTATGGGCATATGTCTCGAAGTTGGAGCCAAGGAAGTAGTTGTGCAGGTCGAGGCCCGGCAGCTTACGGTCGATACCGACATAGGCAGTAAGGTAGCCCATGGTCCACTCCATCTTTTGCAGCTTCGTCTCGGAGTACTTCTTCCTATGCAGCACGCGTCCCCGGAAGAGCGCCGCATCGGCGTTGACCAGGAAGATATCGGCTTCGTAGTGATTGCCCTCGCTGTCGGTAAGGCGTGTTATGCGGTCACACTCCACCTCTGCCGCGGTGACCTCGGTTTTAAAGAGGAAGGTGGCGCCTCGCTGTTTCAGCACATCTACTATCCCCTCCACTATCCGATACATGCCGCCCTCCACGTTGTGGTAGCCATCGTGCCGGAACTCGGTGTATGAGAGCAGGCTGTAGATAGCCATAGTGTCGAAAGGGGTGCGTCCCAGGAAAAATGCCACCAGCGAGACGATCTGCCGTGCCTCCTGTGAGTCGAAGTACTCCTTAACATGTTGCCAGAACATCTTCATCAGTACGGGGATATGCACCGGGTTGACCTTCATCAGGGCGACGAAGTAGTCGAGGTAATTGTCGAAATTACTACGGATTACAATGTCGAAGGTGTCGTGGAAGAGGACGCCCGACTTCTTAAGGTAGCGCTCCATCTTCGCCTCGAAACCGGGTTCGATGTCGCGGAACTGCTCTGCCAGCTTCCTGATATCCTTGTAGAGGCGGAAGTTGCGCCCATCGGCGAAGTGCACCGAATAGAGCGGATCCAGCTCCACGAATCGGAAGGGCATCTCCACACCGCAGAGCTTCAAAAAGTCGGTAAAGACGTAAGACATGCTGAAGAAGCTGGGACCGGTGTCGAAGGTGAACCCATCCTTCTCGATGCGGTTAAGCCTTCCTCCGGGGCAACTGTTCTTCTCGAGGAAATGCACATCGTATCCCTTGCTTTGCAGCAGCAGTCCGCTAGCGAGGCCACCAAGCCCCGTGCCGGTGATGATCACTTTCTTTTTCATTTTATATGGTTTGCTTCCAGGTTGCCATGTCACTGTTCAGGTAAGCCCGGTAGATGGCCTCCTTCTCTCCTGCTGTTACAAGAACGGAGCAGAGGGTAAAAATTAACAGAAAAACAACTAAAAGCTTCAAAATATGAACTTTAAATTTTTAAACATCAAACTATGAGTCCTCTCCGAAAACCTCAAAACCCAATTTTATCGGTTTGTAACTTATTGAATATCAACGATCATCTTATGAAATTTTCAAGAAAAAAGACTTATCGGAGGAGACTCAACTATGGGCCATTAAACGTTATATCGTTCCAGTGCCCGTTGTCGGGCGAAAGTGTGTCCGATCACCGGTGCGGGGTATTGTGGCGTTCCCAGCTCAGGGATCCAGCGACGGATATACTCTTGTCGTGGATCGAACCGTTTCTGTTGTTCCGCTGGATTAAAGATCCGGAACCAGGGCGCAGCATCGCATCCGGTACCGGCCACCCACTGCCAGTTACCGTTGTTGGCCGCCAGATCGTAGTCGAGCAATTTCTCCGCGAATCGGGACTCACCCCACCTCCAGTCGATGAGCAGGTGCTTGGTGAGAAAGCTGGCGGTAATCATCCGCACCCGGTTGTGCATGAATCCGGTAGCGTTCAACTCCCGCATACCCGCATCTACCAGCGGGTAGCCGGTGTTGCCATTGCACCAGAGGTAGAAATCCTCCTCGTTGTTCTCCCAGAGGACCGCCTCGTACTTCTTCCGGAAAGGCCCTTCCGTTACATAAGGGAAGTGCCAGAGTACCTGCATGAAAAATTCACGCCATATCAGTTCCTTCAGGTAGGCCTCGTTGAGTAGCGAGGCGCGCAGTACCAGTCGGCGGATGCTGACAGTGCCAAATCGCAGGTGCACACCCATGCGTGTTACACCATCCTGCAGCGCCGGAAAGTCGCGTGTGCGATCGTAGGTTGCGATCACTCCGTCGTCTGCCTCAGCAGGAGGAAAGCAGAAACCGGGATCATGGAACCCGGTCTCCTCTATTGACAGCACCGGAGGAATCTCATGCAACAGGTTGTCCAGCATTTCTTCCGAAGGATAGAATACCTGTTCCCCTACATGATACTTCAGCAGCCAGGCACGGGAGTAAGGCGTATAGACGATGTAAGGCTTACCCGCAGCGGTGAGGATATCCTCTTTATGGAAGATTACCTGGTCCTTGTATTGTCGGAACGGCACCCCTCTTCGCGCAAGTAGCTGTTCCACCTTTCGGTCGCGCGTGATGGCATAGGGTTCGTAGTCCTCGTTGCAGCAGACCGCCCCGATTTGGTAATCGGCCAGCAGCTTTTCGAAGATCTCTTCCGGCTTGCCCTGCAGACAGAGTACACCGGAGTTGTATTGTTGTCGCAGCCGCCTGTTCATCGTCTCAATCGCAGAAAAGATAAAGGCAACCCTACGGTCCTCTTTCTCCCTGAGTGCACCCAGTATCTCAGTGTCGAAGATAAAAAGCAGCAGCACCGGGCAACCGGAACGCAGTGCCTGCCAGAGGGCATGGTTGTCTTCCAGCCTAAGGTCGCGCCGCATCCAGCAGACGGTCACCGGATTTTCCTTTCGAGTACTTTTTATTACCGCATCAGCCAGTTTTGTTATTTTTTCGGACATCTATGTTTAATTAAATATGATTATTCACTTTTCACATGTTGCTTTTAATAAGAATGCAACTATATACTCCGCCCCTTCCAGCGGAACGTTTTTTTTCTTTTGTTGACGAGCGAGCGTAGTATAAAGACTCCCAGCATCAGTTGTTGCGGGAGGAACAGCAGCAGGTTGTAACCCGCCTTCAGACCTGCTGTCAATGATGCAGCAATTCGGGCGAGGAGGGTGGTAGCAAGCCAGAGCCAGAGTCCGTCACATCTCCCCGCGACGATGAAGACAATGAAGCCGAGAGAGGTGACCAGCCAGTAGAGGATCGCAGCCGGCGATGAGTTGCCGAAGAAGTATGTGACGTTCTTTGAGAAACCTTCCACCGCTTCCGGCAGGGAGCGATACATGCGGCAGCGCACCCCCTCAATGCCGGTGAGGCAGCTCACCCGCCTGCGTTCCCGCTTCAGGTAGCGGGCAATCTCGATATCCTCCGCCCGGCTTTTCGGGAACTGCCGGTGAGGCTCAAGCTCTTCATAGGTTTTACGCTTGAACATCATAAACTGCCCGTTAGCAGCTGACAGCGAGGATAAACCCGATAGGCGCACCAGCGGGAGTGGCAGCAACGTGAGCAGGATAATCTGCATATTGGGCACGGTAATCTTCTCACCGATGGAGCGCATCTCCTGTGTAGGGAAGATGCTCATCAGGTCGCATTGCCACCGTTGCATATAGCACATGGAACGGTCGATCACTCCCTCTCCCACCCTAACATCGGCATCGAGGAAGAGGAGGTAGTTACCTGTTGCTTCCTTTGCCAGGCGGCAGCAGGCATGGTTCTTGCCAGACCAGCCGCCGGGCAATTCGCCACCGCGTATCAGCCGGATGCGGAAATCGTGTGCGGCAAACTCTTCTACAATCCTTGCGGTATCATCGGCGGACTGGTCGTCGAAGACGATGATCTCCCGGATACGGTCTGAGACAGTAACAAGATCGTTTAACAACCTGACAATGTTCGTCTCCTCGTCGCGCGCGGGTATCAGCAACGACAAGCTTGGCGGCTGTATTGCATCTTCACGCTCCGGCAGCCGCTCCCGGAAAAAGAGGTTAACCAGTGCTACCAAAAGTTGTATCAGCGCAAAGGCAAGAATAAGGCAGGCTATGTATTCCGTCATTCGGTCCGTGATGTTTGGAGGGTTAGACAATCGGAATAAAACCGGTTATAGGCTTCCTCCAGCGCTTCGCGGCGGAACTGCCCTTCATAATCGCGCAGGTATATGGTGAGTGATGGTTTCGGATGCGCCAGGTAGTCTATCATGTTGACCGACATAAGCAACTGAACCATACCTTCCCTACCCTGCAGGATGCGCTCGATTCCCTTCTCGAAGTGGAAGCTCTTGCAGTAGAGCGACTGCAACCTGCCCTGAGGGTATATTAGCACCATGTTGCCCTTATCTTGAAGCAGTGATGATGCATACCGGAGTGAATACAATGCCTCCCGGCTATTCCTCTTCACCGAAAAAGCTCCGGTGTAGTTGAAAAAGCGGAAACGGAGCAACTGATCTTCCTGCATCATGAAATGAATCTTGCGCTTTACCACCTCCAGCTTGAGGTACATCGCCCAGAAGCCGTCCCACCAACCAATGTGGTTACCGATCAGCAGCACTGGAAACCCCCGGTCCGCGAATGTACCCTCTACTGTCACTTGGTGGAAATGTCTTTTCAGCAACCAGCGGGTGTAGTGCTGGAAGAATGGGTAGATGAAGAAGTGGTGTCTTGAGCGAAGCATCTAAGTCTCTATTCGATATAATTGATAATACAGCGAATCAATTAATTAACAGTATAAACAGAAAGAAAAGCGTCTGCACTATGAAGAGCGGCAATGCCATCGGGTTGCGGTCGCTGACCTTCATCATGTAGCGTATTGTATGGAAGATGACAGCCAGCAGCCCCCACATAAGGTAGTTCTGTATGGGGATTACATCCTCTTGCCACGACCACATGTCCATCTTGGGAGCTACATGTTCCATGACCAGGTCATAACCCACCATCATCAGCGAGGGCCACACGATGCCGTCGAGCAGGTTACACTGCATCGGGGTGAAGATGGCCGATGTAAGATAGATCATCAACACCCAGCTGAGCCCGATAAACGGTGGTGTACCGGCAATCCTGGGTCCCAGTCCGCTACCGTAAAGGTAGCTGCCGAACAGCGCGCCGGTGTTGACTCCCCACATCTCAACCATGAAGCCGGCGGTGAAGACAAAGGTGTAAAAAACAATCCTTTTTAGCTGCCCCCCACTCCGGCGGCCGCTATCGTACCATATGAGCAGCAAGAACGAGAGCAGCAATACCAACGGCGTCAACAGCATAAAGGCCCCGTGCGTAAGGGGTATGCTGAACCCGACGACTCCCACTCCATAGATCACCACGATGCGGCGAACCATATTCTTCTCCTTGAGGGTATATTTTGTCACGTACCGGCTGAACGCTGAAAAATCAATTTAAACCACTCGGTGAAGCGACCTGAATACAGTCTCAACTCCTCATGCAGCGCCTCCGAAGTAACGTATCTCCACTCATCAACTTCATCGGGGTGTGGCCGTGGAACCTCATCGCTGGTCAGGGAGAAGACCCTGTCGTACTCATACTCGGTCAGCTCCTTATCCACCTTTGCCCGGTAAATGAAGTCGAAAAGATGCTCCAATTCTCCTTCGGCAGCGATACCCATCTCCTCCTGCAGCCTGCGACGGGCTGCATCGGCATGTGCTTCTCCCGGCAATGGGTGTGTACAGCAGGCGTTGGACCAGAGGCAGGCAGAGTGGTACTTTCCAGCGGCACGGCGGTGCAGGAGCCAGTCGCCGGAAGAGTTAAATACCAGCACCGATACTGCACGGTGCAACGTAGGATGGCGGTGTGCTTCCATTTTCTCCATGGTCCCGACAGGATTGTCCTGCTCGTCGACCAATTGCACCAGGTTTTGTATTTCTGTCATATGATCTGCATATGTAATTTGTGTTTGAGGACGGCACCGGAAAGCAACCGGAACTTTTCGGCATTGGGGATTCGTATTCTTCTGGAAATCAATTCACAGGCAGGTGTTTCACGGATCTTGTCCAGTAAACGCACATAGTATCGGTAGGCAGTATGAACGGCAAGGCGTGAGTTGTCGGGCAACCGCCGAATCCCCTTGAGGGCCTCGGCAAAATCGGCCTTGATATCATCCACCAGCTCCAGTTTGGTTTGCTCATTAAAATGCTTCAAAGAAAAGACGGGAAAGTAAATACGTCCCAGCTCCAGCACATCGTGCCGCAAGTCACGCAGGAAATTGACTTTCTGAAAAGCTGAGCCAAGGCGCATAGCCGGCATCACCAGTTCTCCGAACAACTGTTCGTCATGGTCACAAAAAACCCTGAGGCACATCAACCCCACCACGTCCGCCGATCCATAGATATACCATTCAGTCTCGAGCCTGGTGGTATAAATCTTCTTCTCCAGGTCGGCACGCATGCTGGCCAGGAATGCCCGGACATAGGCATCATCGATGCCGTAGCGGTTGACGGTGAGCAAGAAGGAATTGATCACCGGGTTTGAACTTACGCCCTGCTCCAGAGCAAAATAGTAGTCCGCCTCGAACCGGTCAAGCAGAATTTTTTGGTCACAGCCGTGGAACGAGTCAACGATCTCATCGGCCAACCGCACAAAGCCGTATATACCGTGAATTGCTTCCCTAACAGGCGAAGGAAAGAGCTGTGTAGCAGAGTAGAAAGAAGTACTGTAGTGCCTAGTCACCTCGCGGCTCATCCCAAAGGATAGCTTGCAATATTTCAAATAGCCGGTGTCTTCTGTGATCATCTGTCAATATTTTTAAAAAGTGGTGCACCATCAGCTTGTAAATATCAGAGACAAATGTAATTTGTTTTTTGAAATTTCACAATCAACACATTAAATCCGCCTGCCATTTAACTATTTATAACTGATTTAAATACTATTGAGTAGGTATGCTGATTACTCCCCTGCCCTATCATTCGAATAGATAAAAGGAGCTCAGATCTGTACTGATCTGTTATGTACTAAATTAGATTTAAAAAACATATATACACAAATATTTTCTTTATGTTATACAACATATTTTTGAACATTATGTTAATCTGATGTTATCAGCTAAACTTCTTTTTGTCAATCATTCAACAAGTTCCATCAGGTCCCGGTAAATTGTTTTCACAAATATGTTTATTCATGGTAATTGTTTAACACGGAAAATATTTTACATCATTTATAATATTTTTTTACTTGACCACCTTTATTTGAATGCTGCTTGCACATGGCTATTGATATAAAGTTTTTATCACTATTGTGCCTCTACAAATTGTTATTTTCCAATAATTGTTGTGCTCCTAAACATTTGCATTAAATTTTAAAAGTGATGGGTTAATTTTCCTCTCATTTCGACAGTCGGCATAATAATGTTTATTAGCTGATTGATCGAGCAATAGAGCAATAAATTTATTTTATTATCTAGCAACAATTATATCAATTATGTTGATTAGCATAGTAACATGCCAGACATAATAAAAGAGGGGATGAATAATCCGACTATTCATCCCCTCCGTTTTATTTTGAAATTGTAATATCAATAAGAATTTCCGTCTGTTTTAAGATCTTCAAGACTGAGTTTTTTCCTTTCAAGGGCCCTCCATGCGTAGAAAA
Protein-coding sequences here:
- a CDS encoding RsiV family protein; this encodes MEERNIMQVFLLPVMAVLLFFSCNNNGRSMFKTENSVGFDTIMVAERSYLEEDTTKPYCDIRVEFVYPVNSGKASLDTLQRFFVKSMLGQPYDSLAPAEAVKAYVNNYIENYNYDATTYRESAIDMLEMNTLIPGIDLLESEHFPEDVFYSYYESLSDSIVFNRSGVLAFQVRQSNNKGGSTSYDSYRNYVINLNTGQQVTENEIFNAGYDIALQSLIIASLLDKNNVKTVEELEDLGYFGVLEIVPNKNFLLNDKGIIYTYNKGEYSAYQLDAPQVFIPYSLIRSLLRENSIAYKLAGLQ
- a CDS encoding 1-acyl-sn-glycerol-3-phosphate acyltransferase produces the protein MTVEGTFADRGFPVLLIGNHIGWWDGFWAMYLKLEVVKRKIHFMMQEDQLLRFRFFNYTGAFSVKRNSREALYSLRYASSLLQDKGNMVLIYPQGRLQSLYCKSFHFEKGIERILQGREGMVQLLMSVNMIDYLAHPKPSLTIYLRDYEGQFRREALEEAYNRFYSDCLTLQTSRTE
- a CDS encoding cryptochrome/photolyase family protein, which encodes MSEKITKLADAVIKSTRKENPVTVCWMRRDLRLEDNHALWQALRSGCPVLLLFIFDTEILGALREKEDRRVAFIFSAIETMNRRLRQQYNSGVLCLQGKPEEIFEKLLADYQIGAVCCNEDYEPYAITRDRKVEQLLARRGVPFRQYKDQVIFHKEDILTAAGKPYIVYTPYSRAWLLKYHVGEQVFYPSEEMLDNLLHEIPPVLSIEETGFHDPGFCFPPAEADDGVIATYDRTRDFPALQDGVTRMGVHLRFGTVSIRRLVLRASLLNEAYLKELIWREFFMQVLWHFPYVTEGPFRKKYEAVLWENNEEDFYLWCNGNTGYPLVDAGMRELNATGFMHNRVRMITASFLTKHLLIDWRWGESRFAEKLLDYDLAANNGNWQWVAGTGCDAAPWFRIFNPAEQQKRFDPRQEYIRRWIPELGTPQYPAPVIGHTFARQRALERYNV
- a CDS encoding phytoene/squalene synthase family protein → MITEDTGYLKYCKLSFGMSREVTRHYSTSFYSATQLFPSPVREAIHGIYGFVRLADEIVDSFHGCDQKILLDRFEADYYFALEQGVSSNPVINSFLLTVNRYGIDDAYVRAFLASMRADLEKKIYTTRLETEWYIYGSADVVGLMCLRVFCDHDEQLFGELVMPAMRLGSAFQKVNFLRDLRHDVLELGRIYFPVFSLKHFNEQTKLELVDDIKADFAEALKGIRRLPDNSRLAVHTAYRYYVRLLDKIRETPACELISRRIRIPNAEKFRLLSGAVLKHKLHMQII
- a CDS encoding carotenoid biosynthesis protein, whose translation is MLLSFLLLIWYDSGRRSGGQLKRIVFYTFVFTAGFMVEMWGVNTGALFGSYLYGSGLGPRIAGTPPFIGLSWVLMIYLTSAIFTPMQCNLLDGIVWPSLMMVGYDLVMEHVAPKMDMWSWQEDVIPIQNYLMWGLLAVIFHTIRYMMKVSDRNPMALPLFIVQTLFFLFILLIN
- a CDS encoding phytoene desaturase family protein encodes the protein MKKKVIITGTGLGGLASGLLLQSKGYDVHFLEKNSCPGGRLNRIEKDGFTFDTGPSFFSMSYVFTDFLKLCGVEMPFRFVELDPLYSVHFADGRNFRLYKDIRKLAEQFRDIEPGFEAKMERYLKKSGVLFHDTFDIVIRSNFDNYLDYFVALMKVNPVHIPVLMKMFWQHVKEYFDSQEARQIVSLVAFFLGRTPFDTMAIYSLLSYTEFRHDGYHNVEGGMYRIVEGIVDVLKQRGATFLFKTEVTAAEVECDRITRLTDSEGNHYEADIFLVNADAALFRGRVLHRKKYSETKLQKMEWTMGYLTAYVGIDRKLPGLDLHNYFLGSNFETYAHNVLKDPDSLQKPYFYVNAISKHNPGCAPEGCESLFFICPVPNLQYKPDWSDRDEIADSILADFSKRIGIDIMPHIVTRTIYTPQEWEKQFNLYMGSGLGLSHRLSQIGGLRPKNFDEEYGNLFYVGASTTPGAGLPMAVISAEMVCRRILSC
- the rsmG gene encoding 16S rRNA (guanine(527)-N(7))-methyltransferase RsmG; amino-acid sequence: MKIIEAYFPYLADNQKKQFDALFGLYSDWNAKINVISRKDIDNLYLHHVLHSLAIARYTSFAPGTFIMDVGTGGGFPGIPLAILFPDVQFLLLDSIGKKIRVAAEVSKSLGLANVDVIHSRVEDEKRKFHYIVSRAVMPLPELIRLTRKNISKEHINALPNGAFSLKGGDLTAELHPFKRIAEVVSLSDYFSEPFFETKKLVYVPI
- the idi gene encoding isopentenyl-diphosphate Delta-isomerase; the encoded protein is MTEIQNLVQLVDEQDNPVGTMEKMEAHRHPTLHRAVSVLVFNSSGDWLLHRRAAGKYHSACLWSNACCTHPLPGEAHADAARRRLQEEMGIAAEGELEHLFDFIYRAKVDKELTEYEYDRVFSLTSDEVPRPHPDEVDEWRYVTSEALHEELRLYSGRFTEWFKLIFQRSAGT
- a CDS encoding glycosyltransferase family 2 protein, encoding MTEYIACLILAFALIQLLVALVNLFFRERLPEREDAIQPPSLSLLIPARDEETNIVRLLNDLVTVSDRIREIIVFDDQSADDTARIVEEFAAHDFRIRLIRGGELPGGWSGKNHACCRLAKEATGNYLLFLDADVRVGEGVIDRSMCYMQRWQCDLMSIFPTQEMRSIGEKITVPNMQIILLTLLPLPLVRLSGLSSLSAANGQFMMFKRKTYEELEPHRQFPKSRAEDIEIARYLKRERRRVSCLTGIEGVRCRMYRSLPEAVEGFSKNVTYFFGNSSPAAILYWLVTSLGFIVFIVAGRCDGLWLWLATTLLARIAASLTAGLKAGYNLLLFLPQQLMLGVFILRSLVNKRKKTFRWKGRSI
- a CDS encoding MBL fold metallo-hydrolase, with protein sequence MKIKTFEFNPLGVNTYVLSDETKECVVIDAACFYADEKEILLNYLFDHDFVVKHLLNTHLHFDHIFGVNTLASQFELTLECHKADEFLLNDIPGQLRLFGIPNSNSNYKPEIGNYLNDQDIIAFGNQSLKVIHTPGHSPGSVVFYSEDAGCVFSGDALFYTSIGRTDLPGGSYDELLDSIHSKLFSLPDETVVYCGHGPATTIGFEKKNNSFAGIAT